Proteins found in one Pelobacter seleniigenes DSM 18267 genomic segment:
- a CDS encoding TRAP transporter large permease: MEYIIVTVVLLAMLAAGVPVYIVLGVISGGLIVFEGVPIMSVSQIYMDHLNSLTLLAIPFFIMSATFMERGGIAASLMDFAKVVVGRMTGGLAVAGVLATTVFAAICGSSVATAVAMGVILVPAMVDQKYDRSFAVGLIGASGTLGILIPPSLAFIVYAMIAEQSVPRLFLAGLIPGLIQAGLFIIYAIMTSRRKDYLKSSQIGRKEALQRSWAALPALSIPVVILGGIYSGIVTVTEAAGVAALLSIIVSVVFYDGCKLRDVIPIIGISMRRTATILAIIMTAITFGHWLTGSGGPQQLAEFIVRANLKPWQFLIVVNIFFLVLGTFLEVMAIMLITLPIILPILGALGIDPIHFGVVMVVNMELALITPPIGLNLFVLSSSTSTPLAEVTRGVLPFIIIMLLLLIFVTYVPQVSLWLPTLVYR; encoded by the coding sequence ATGGAATATATCATTGTGACTGTTGTTTTGCTTGCCATGCTTGCAGCGGGAGTCCCAGTTTATATCGTATTAGGGGTGATATCGGGCGGCTTGATCGTGTTTGAAGGCGTCCCAATCATGAGTGTTTCCCAGATTTATATGGATCACCTGAATTCTCTAACGTTACTGGCCATCCCATTCTTCATTATGTCTGCGACGTTCATGGAACGCGGTGGAATTGCTGCCTCACTCATGGATTTCGCAAAAGTCGTGGTGGGACGAATGACTGGCGGCCTTGCGGTTGCCGGTGTTTTGGCAACCACAGTGTTTGCAGCGATATGTGGTTCCTCAGTCGCCACAGCCGTTGCTATGGGCGTTATCCTCGTGCCAGCGATGGTTGACCAGAAGTACGACCGGTCTTTTGCGGTTGGTTTGATCGGTGCATCTGGCACTTTGGGCATTTTGATCCCACCAAGTTTGGCCTTTATAGTCTATGCAATGATTGCCGAACAATCGGTCCCGCGGCTGTTCTTGGCTGGACTTATTCCGGGACTGATTCAGGCGGGCCTGTTCATCATTTATGCAATTATGACGTCAAGGCGAAAAGACTATCTAAAGTCATCACAGATAGGCAGGAAAGAGGCGCTGCAGCGTTCTTGGGCAGCCCTCCCGGCACTGTCCATCCCAGTGGTCATCTTAGGTGGTATTTATTCGGGCATCGTAACAGTGACCGAGGCTGCAGGGGTCGCGGCCTTGCTATCGATCATCGTTAGCGTCGTTTTTTATGATGGATGCAAACTACGTGATGTTATACCGATAATTGGAATATCGATGCGTCGGACCGCAACGATCCTCGCGATCATAATGACGGCTATCACCTTTGGTCACTGGCTGACTGGATCAGGTGGGCCGCAGCAACTCGCCGAATTCATTGTTAGAGCAAATCTCAAGCCATGGCAGTTTCTGATCGTCGTTAATATATTCTTCCTTGTCCTGGGGACATTCCTCGAAGTGATGGCGATCATGTTGATCACTTTGCCGATCATTTTGCCAATTCTGGGGGCACTTGGCATTGATCCAATCCACTTCGGAGTTGTGATGGTTGTCAACATGGAGCTAGCGCTGATCACACCACCTATCGGCCTCAATCTTTTTGTACTTTCGTCGTCGACATCGACACCGTTGGCTGAAGTAACCCGAGGTGTACTACCTTTCATTATCATCATGCTGCTGCTATTGATTTTCGTGACGTACGTGCCCCAGGTGTCGCTCTGGCTTCCAACGCTGGTTTATAGATGA
- the dctP gene encoding TRAP transporter substrate-binding protein DctP, with protein MRNLVAILLMSMVAFLSTNAAAADYKLDIALESAPTHVRSKAMVKFAEELRKRSKGAIEVNVYSSGSKYSGATVPIALAQGAIDMGAPLHQHLTKVIPEANVPLLPMFYGVDAETIRKLWDGPAGKKLNQLIESKLQVKVIGGYFDLGFGSVFTTSKKIMVPEDMVGLKMRVPGGAATTQRYKALGATPVIISWGDVPQALQRGTVDGIWSTQESVRSSKLFDSGIKYGFEDRQAFLQYVPMISKKAWNSYSSEIQQLIEETWNDLVADARKTALDIQFEARRVNAENGIETVDPDPVVLKATREKLMMGQPALVKELGINPDFIELVLSELTKLSN; from the coding sequence ATGAGAAATCTTGTAGCGATTCTTCTAATGAGCATGGTGGCATTTCTCAGTACAAATGCGGCGGCTGCAGATTACAAGCTTGACATCGCGTTAGAATCGGCACCGACGCATGTTCGCAGCAAGGCGATGGTCAAGTTCGCTGAGGAACTGCGCAAACGATCGAAAGGTGCGATCGAGGTGAATGTCTACTCGTCTGGTTCAAAGTACAGTGGTGCTACAGTTCCAATCGCGCTGGCTCAGGGTGCCATTGATATGGGTGCCCCGCTCCATCAACATCTGACCAAAGTCATTCCTGAAGCAAATGTGCCGCTTTTGCCGATGTTCTATGGCGTAGACGCCGAAACGATCCGCAAATTATGGGATGGCCCTGCTGGCAAGAAGCTTAATCAGTTGATCGAATCAAAACTGCAGGTGAAAGTCATTGGTGGCTATTTTGATTTAGGTTTTGGAAGTGTCTTTACGACTTCAAAGAAAATAATGGTTCCTGAAGATATGGTCGGATTAAAGATGCGTGTGCCGGGTGGTGCCGCCACGACACAACGATACAAAGCTCTCGGGGCGACGCCAGTGATTATCTCATGGGGAGACGTTCCACAGGCGTTGCAGCGAGGCACAGTTGATGGGATTTGGAGTACACAGGAATCGGTCCGTAGCTCAAAGCTGTTTGACAGCGGCATAAAATACGGGTTCGAGGACCGGCAGGCCTTCCTTCAATATGTTCCGATGATTTCAAAGAAGGCTTGGAACAGTTATTCTTCCGAAATTCAGCAATTGATTGAAGAGACTTGGAATGATTTGGTCGCTGATGCGCGGAAAACAGCGCTGGACATTCAGTTTGAAGCACGGAGGGTCAACGCTGAGAATGGGATTGAAACTGTGGATCCCGATCCGGTCGTCCTCAAAGCGACACGCGAAAAACTCATGATGGGCCAACCTGCACTTGTCAAAGAACTTGGTATCAACCCCGATTTTATCGAGCTGGTTTTATCCGAGCTCACCAAGCTTTCGAACTGA
- a CDS encoding transposase, translated as MPRIARIVAPGYPHHVTQRGNNRSIVFFDDEDRQTYLQLLGKYSKAFHLPIWAYCLMDNHVHLLVVPEKENALARAVGLTNQVYTQYLNRKLNQSGRIWQNRFFSCIVENDEHLWTVARYIERNPIKVGLVGYAEDYRWSSAKAHLKLAQDDLLQEPSWLEETDRSRYAEFILNSDEDAEAKLRSATRTGRPFGSENFIDNMEYQLNATLRPRKPGRPRKTGGGP; from the coding sequence ATGCCAAGAATCGCTCGCATAGTTGCTCCCGGATACCCTCACCATGTTACCCAGCGTGGCAATAACCGCTCTATTGTTTTTTTCGACGACGAGGACAGGCAGACCTACCTACAATTGCTGGGTAAGTACAGCAAAGCATTTCATTTACCCATTTGGGCTTATTGCCTGATGGATAACCATGTTCATCTGTTGGTTGTCCCGGAAAAAGAAAACGCGCTTGCCCGTGCTGTCGGTTTGACCAATCAGGTCTATACGCAATATCTCAATCGTAAGCTGAATCAGAGCGGTCGTATTTGGCAGAATCGCTTTTTCTCCTGCATTGTCGAAAACGACGAACACCTTTGGACCGTGGCACGGTACATTGAGCGTAATCCGATCAAGGTCGGTCTGGTGGGCTATGCCGAGGATTATCGTTGGTCCAGCGCCAAAGCCCATTTGAAACTGGCTCAGGACGATCTTTTACAGGAGCCATCCTGGTTGGAAGAAACAGACAGAAGCCGGTATGCCGAATTCATTCTAAACAGCGATGAGGACGCGGAAGCCAAGCTGCGTAGCGCCACCCGCACCGGTCGCCCGTTCGGTTCGGAGAACTTTATTGACAACATGGAATATCAGTTGAATGCTACATTGAGGCCTCGTAAGCCGGGGAGACCCAGAAAAACTGGGGGGGGGCCCTAG
- a CDS encoding LysR family transcriptional regulator: protein MSMVDFRDIHLLGDFIVVCRTRSISAAARELNTVQSAVTQRIHRLEQACDTQLLTRHSRGVSPTGQGKVLLQFSEKIESLLYEANQEMHDWLSSPSGKVTIGMPPSITPVLATPLIENFTSELPNIDLSVTEAMSGYLEGWLENGDTDFSIVFQRPRKAGIHATPLLDEDLFLIVTPDLAAGLPSTVSIQDIAQLPLVAPSRMHSTRHMLESAASEAGLELHVLSIDAGNLLIRQSIIRKMGMVLSRAAAAPELEAGSLVAIPITKPKFTRTAYLLERREASGSHLINVARLQILSTVSMLVKQRIWKGRPRSALSDPIG, encoded by the coding sequence ATGAGTATGGTTGACTTTCGGGACATACATCTTCTTGGTGATTTCATCGTTGTGTGCCGCACACGCAGTATCAGTGCTGCAGCGCGCGAACTGAACACAGTTCAGTCCGCTGTCACTCAACGTATCCACAGACTCGAACAGGCCTGCGACACCCAACTTCTGACCCGACATTCGCGGGGCGTTTCACCAACAGGTCAGGGCAAAGTTCTCTTGCAATTTTCGGAAAAAATCGAGAGCTTATTGTATGAGGCCAATCAGGAAATGCACGATTGGCTATCATCACCCTCGGGCAAGGTTACCATCGGAATGCCGCCGTCAATCACGCCGGTTCTAGCCACACCGCTAATCGAAAATTTCACCTCTGAACTGCCTAATATTGACTTATCGGTGACTGAGGCAATGTCGGGTTACCTTGAGGGATGGCTGGAGAATGGCGACACTGATTTTTCCATTGTGTTTCAAAGACCCAGAAAAGCTGGTATCCACGCGACACCGCTTCTGGATGAAGATCTTTTCTTGATCGTAACGCCAGACCTGGCGGCGGGGTTGCCTAGTACAGTCTCAATTCAAGATATCGCTCAACTGCCCTTGGTCGCCCCCAGTCGAATGCATTCTACGCGCCACATGTTGGAGTCTGCGGCTTCTGAAGCAGGGCTGGAACTGCACGTTCTCTCAATTGATGCCGGAAATCTCTTGATTCGACAGAGTATTATCAGAAAGATGGGAATGGTGTTATCTCGAGCAGCAGCAGCACCAGAACTGGAGGCTGGAAGCCTTGTAGCGATTCCAATCACAAAACCAAAATTTACAAGAACTGCTTATCTATTAGAGAGAAGAGAGGCCTCTGGATCGCATCTTATCAATGTGGCAAGATTGCAGATTTTATCGACGGTTTCCATGTTAGTAAAACAGAGGATTTGGAAAGGAAGGCCGCGAAGTGCATTAAGTGATCCTATCGGCTAA
- a CDS encoding tetratricopeptide repeat protein, with the protein MKQIATMLVCLTFLAGCAATNKPSPESLNTMSVQELNELSVKLWKNGKYSDPELALKYAELASQKDPEYGRAYYTKGFAYYNLKQYDLSIQNFTKSIELDPNIAEAYNGRGWVYGTIDEYSKALDDFSKAIEIDDSYALAYNNRGLTYVHLKNNDNACNDYKRACQLGDCRPYNDAKSKGICR; encoded by the coding sequence TTGAAACAAATTGCTACTATGCTCGTCTGTCTTACTTTTCTCGCTGGGTGCGCAGCAACAAATAAGCCTTCGCCTGAATCACTCAACACTATGAGCGTTCAAGAACTTAATGAGTTATCTGTAAAACTCTGGAAAAATGGAAAGTATTCAGATCCTGAATTGGCCTTAAAATATGCAGAACTGGCTTCTCAGAAAGACCCGGAATATGGCCGAGCTTACTACACCAAGGGTTTTGCCTACTACAATCTGAAGCAATACGACCTTTCTATCCAAAATTTCACAAAATCAATCGAACTCGATCCGAACATTGCCGAAGCATACAATGGTAGAGGTTGGGTTTATGGGACAATCGACGAATATAGCAAAGCCCTTGATGACTTTTCTAAAGCCATTGAAATAGACGATTCATATGCTCTTGCATATAACAACCGAGGGTTAACCTACGTGCATTTAAAAAATAATGATAATGCATGTAATGACTACAAAAGAGCATGTCAGTTGGGTGATTGTAGACCCTACAATGATGCAAAAAGTAAAGGCATTTGCCGCTAG
- a CDS encoding alpha/beta fold hydrolase, which translates to MKKITVREYDFFYVEEGSGPTVVFIHGSALDMRYWKDTIASLSETHRCIALSRRFHWPLPNTTLDGTYRALDQAEDVIAFLEKIGRGPINLIGHSYGGYLAARVASLRPDLVTSLVLMEPGGSIEGQGPVQSLAPKQNAALKMLMDGKMRDGVACYLDSVCGEPKWEDRSPELKSISLANAQSLILQMQDKERPPLSVALLSAISAPTLVLAGALSLSPFPTVARRAAELIPNARFQEIPKAAHLVNIDNLEAFLEAITTFLN; encoded by the coding sequence GTGAAAAAGATAACTGTCAGAGAATATGATTTTTTCTACGTTGAAGAGGGGAGTGGACCCACAGTTGTTTTCATCCACGGATCGGCCTTGGATATGCGATACTGGAAAGACACCATCGCCTCGCTATCTGAGACCCACCGCTGCATTGCTCTGAGCAGACGGTTCCACTGGCCGTTGCCAAATACGACGTTAGACGGCACCTATCGCGCACTAGATCAGGCCGAGGATGTGATCGCCTTTCTGGAGAAAATTGGTCGTGGACCCATTAATCTCATCGGTCATTCCTATGGCGGTTATCTTGCAGCCCGTGTTGCCAGCTTGCGTCCTGATCTGGTCACTTCGCTCGTATTGATGGAGCCTGGCGGTTCCATAGAAGGCCAGGGACCAGTGCAATCTTTGGCACCGAAGCAAAATGCCGCACTGAAAATGCTGATGGATGGCAAGATGCGTGATGGCGTGGCTTGTTACCTAGACAGTGTTTGTGGAGAGCCTAAATGGGAGGATCGCTCGCCTGAGTTGAAATCGATTTCTCTTGCGAATGCACAATCACTGATCCTTCAGATGCAAGACAAGGAACGGCCTCCGCTATCTGTTGCGTTATTGAGTGCCATTTCTGCGCCGACGTTGGTGCTCGCCGGAGCGCTATCGCTGAGCCCGTTTCCTACAGTGGCTCGTCGAGCAGCGGAGCTTATCCCAAATGCCCGCTTTCAAGAAATACCAAAAGCTGCACATCTTGTAAATATCGATAACTTAGAAGCTTTTTTGGAGGCCATCACCACATTCCTAAATTGA
- a CDS encoding cation-translocating P-type ATPase, whose translation MDFHRLTHAELFQHLQSGLEGLTKDEAESRLKRYGLNQLETRTIINPLLVFINQFKSFIIYILLFAVFFSLLIGEYVDSVIILIILLANAIIGFYQELSAHKSLEALRKISTVQATVVRSGVRKVIPASELVPGDVVLLEAGDRVPADLRIIQAVQLKVEESALIGESVPVEKGPETITREVSLGDRRNMLYSATTLATGNCLALVVATGMQTELGKITELVKAAEEEQTPLQRRLDQFGRKLSYVIIAICLIVFALFFFKDYLANGFDQHAVLELILIAISLAVAAVPTALPAVVTIALSVGVKRLLAKKALVRNLSSVETLGSCDVICTDKTGTLTANQMTVRYAWTAAGEITLSGSGYVPEGEVDGPLVKELFVCGLLCNNASLQLESGRWQVTGDPTEAALLTSAVKVGVSDERRRLAELPFSSERKLMSVLVGDETGATAYCKGALTQLLDRCSTILVDGQEQPLSDAWRQQIERQNASYASRALRVLAFARKAKAKELKERELTFLGLQAMIDPPRPDVVESLRRTRQAGIRVIMITGDYGETAKAIGREIGIEGRALTGDELAGLDAAALQQALQENVNIFSRVAPEHKQQIVDALQKMGNTVAMTGDGVNDAPALKKANIGVAVGSGTEVAKEAADLVLLDDSFTHIVNAIEEGRGIYDNIQKSIMLLLSGNLGEVLIIFCAALFGMNLPLTAVLLLWINMVTDGAPALAYSVDPYGSDIMSRRPKPRAEGILPAAKLALLGVLGSVGSLLALLLFFYFGGAGESAAQLVHAQTMVFNFVVLYEVILTFVIRTSYQVPFWANRWVWAAALLSVALQALLMYTPLAAMFKIVPLGVADLALLFGAGVLFAAISLIYQLTASAGADLAMWLIHKRN comes from the coding sequence ATGGATTTCCACCGCTTGACACACGCCGAATTGTTTCAGCATCTGCAATCGGGGCTTGAAGGCCTGACCAAAGATGAGGCGGAAAGTCGCCTAAAGCGTTACGGGCTGAATCAACTGGAAACCAGAACCATTATCAACCCGCTGTTGGTCTTTATCAATCAGTTCAAGAGTTTCATCATCTACATCCTGCTGTTCGCGGTCTTTTTTTCGCTGCTGATCGGCGAGTACGTTGACTCGGTGATCATTCTGATCATTCTGCTGGCGAACGCGATCATCGGTTTCTATCAGGAGTTGAGCGCGCACAAATCGCTGGAAGCGCTCAGAAAGATCAGCACTGTGCAGGCGACCGTGGTGCGCAGCGGGGTGCGCAAGGTGATTCCGGCCAGCGAGCTGGTGCCGGGGGATGTCGTGCTACTGGAGGCGGGCGATCGGGTGCCGGCCGATCTGCGGATTATCCAGGCCGTGCAGCTGAAGGTCGAGGAATCGGCGTTGATCGGTGAAAGTGTCCCGGTGGAAAAGGGCCCGGAAACGATAACGCGGGAGGTGTCGCTCGGCGATCGCCGCAACATGCTCTATTCGGCGACGACGCTGGCGACCGGCAACTGCCTGGCACTGGTGGTGGCGACCGGTATGCAGACCGAGCTGGGGAAAATCACCGAGCTGGTAAAGGCGGCCGAGGAGGAGCAGACGCCTCTGCAGAGACGACTCGACCAGTTCGGCAGAAAACTCAGCTATGTCATCATCGCGATCTGCCTGATCGTCTTCGCACTATTCTTTTTCAAAGACTATCTGGCCAATGGGTTCGACCAGCATGCGGTGCTGGAGTTGATTCTGATCGCCATCAGCCTGGCGGTCGCGGCGGTACCGACGGCGTTACCGGCGGTGGTGACGATCGCCTTGAGCGTTGGGGTCAAGCGCCTATTGGCAAAAAAAGCCCTGGTCCGCAACCTCTCCTCGGTGGAGACCCTCGGCAGCTGCGACGTGATCTGCACCGACAAGACCGGAACCCTGACCGCCAACCAGATGACCGTTCGTTACGCCTGGACGGCGGCTGGCGAAATAACGCTCTCCGGCAGCGGCTATGTGCCGGAAGGGGAGGTCGACGGCCCGCTGGTCAAGGAGCTGTTTGTCTGCGGTCTGCTCTGCAACAACGCCTCGTTGCAGCTGGAGTCGGGCCGCTGGCAGGTGACCGGCGACCCGACCGAGGCGGCGCTGCTGACCAGCGCCGTAAAAGTCGGGGTGAGCGACGAGCGGCGGCGGCTCGCCGAGTTGCCGTTCAGCTCCGAACGCAAGCTGATGTCGGTGCTGGTCGGCGACGAGACGGGGGCGACAGCATACTGCAAGGGGGCGCTGACGCAGCTGCTGGATCGCTGCAGCACGATTCTGGTCGACGGGCAGGAGCAGCCGTTGAGCGATGCGTGGCGGCAGCAGATCGAACGACAGAACGCCAGTTATGCCTCGCGGGCGTTGCGTGTCCTCGCTTTTGCCCGCAAGGCGAAGGCGAAAGAGTTGAAGGAGCGGGAACTGACCTTTCTCGGCCTGCAGGCGATGATCGATCCGCCGCGCCCGGATGTGGTCGAGTCGCTGCGCAGAACCAGGCAAGCCGGAATCCGCGTGATCATGATCACCGGCGACTACGGCGAAACCGCCAAGGCGATCGGCCGCGAGATCGGCATCGAAGGGCGGGCGCTGACCGGTGACGAACTGGCCGGGCTGGATGCGGCCGCGCTGCAGCAGGCGCTGCAGGAGAACGTTAATATCTTCTCCCGCGTCGCTCCTGAGCACAAGCAGCAGATTGTCGACGCGCTGCAGAAGATGGGCAACACCGTCGCCATGACCGGCGATGGCGTCAACGACGCGCCGGCGCTGAAAAAAGCCAACATCGGCGTCGCCGTCGGCAGCGGCACCGAGGTCGCCAAGGAAGCGGCCGACCTGGTTTTGCTCGACGACAGCTTCACCCACATCGTCAATGCCATCGAGGAAGGGCGCGGAATTTACGACAACATCCAGAAATCGATCATGCTGCTGCTCTCGGGGAACCTCGGCGAGGTGCTGATCATCTTCTGCGCGGCGCTGTTCGGCATGAACCTGCCGCTGACCGCGGTGCTGCTGCTCTGGATCAACATGGTGACCGATGGTGCTCCGGCGTTGGCCTACAGCGTCGATCCCTATGGCAGCGACATCATGTCGCGGCGGCCCAAACCGCGCGCCGAGGGGATTCTGCCGGCGGCTAAGCTGGCCCTGCTTGGGGTGCTCGGCTCGGTCGGCAGCTTGTTGGCACTGCTGTTGTTTTTCTATTTCGGCGGCGCCGGCGAGTCTGCCGCACAGCTGGTTCACGCGCAGACCATGGTGTTCAATTTCGTTGTCCTCTACGAAGTGATCCTGACCTTCGTCATCCGCACCAGCTACCAGGTGCCGTTCTGGGCCAATCGCTGGGTCTGGGCGGCGGCCCTGCTGTCGGTAGCGCTGCAGGCGCTGCTGATGTACACGCCGCTGGCGGCGATGTTCAAAATCGTCCCGCTCGGCGTTGCCGACCTCGCGTTGTTATTCGGCGCCGGGGTGCTGTTCGCCGCGATCAGCCTGATCTATCAGCTGACTGCTAGTGCGGGGGCGGACTTAGCTATGTGGTTAATTCATAAAAGAAATTAA
- a CDS encoding IS110 family transposase, translating to MESIYYIGLDVHKKTIAFCIKTLSGKNVRQGVVNAERNALRHWLAELSCPWMGAMAATLFTGWIYDFLKPHAVELKVAHPEMLKAITAAKKKNDRADAEKLADLLRVNLLPECHMMSEELRELRRTLRYRNMVVRTAAQMKNKMAGLMMEVGATYDKKRLYGSKYFNQLMGRVEAVPDSVKELLQLSRSNLELFTAIQKKLVRTLRENELIRRRVELLMSIAGVGEIMALTWVLEIGDPTRFHSSREAISYCGLCSAQRESAGKEQRGPLSKKRNKHLQTMLIEAAKLAPRWNIQLAELHEKELTKGNCNRATLAVARKLVEYLLAVDRRGTAFEERQSQVA from the coding sequence ATGGAAAGTATTTACTACATCGGCTTGGACGTCCACAAGAAAACCATTGCTTTCTGTATTAAAACCCTGAGCGGAAAGAACGTTCGACAAGGGGTTGTGAACGCAGAACGAAACGCACTACGACACTGGCTGGCAGAATTGTCTTGTCCCTGGATGGGAGCCATGGCGGCAACGCTGTTTACCGGCTGGATTTACGATTTTCTCAAGCCCCACGCCGTTGAGTTAAAAGTCGCGCACCCGGAAATGCTCAAAGCGATTACCGCGGCCAAAAAGAAGAACGACCGGGCTGATGCAGAGAAGTTGGCGGATCTTCTGCGCGTCAATCTTCTGCCGGAATGCCACATGATGTCCGAAGAGCTACGGGAATTGCGGCGCACTCTTCGCTATCGGAACATGGTCGTTCGCACAGCAGCGCAGATGAAGAACAAAATGGCCGGGTTGATGATGGAGGTCGGCGCGACCTACGACAAAAAACGGCTGTATGGGAGCAAATACTTCAATCAACTGATGGGGCGGGTAGAAGCTGTGCCCGATTCGGTCAAAGAGCTGTTACAACTGAGCCGCAGCAATCTTGAGCTGTTTACCGCCATCCAGAAGAAACTGGTTCGGACTCTTCGAGAGAATGAGCTGATTCGACGGAGGGTTGAGCTTTTGATGAGTATTGCCGGGGTTGGAGAGATCATGGCTTTGACCTGGGTGTTGGAGATCGGTGATCCAACCCGCTTTCACTCCAGTCGGGAAGCCATCAGCTATTGCGGACTCTGCAGTGCACAACGGGAATCGGCCGGGAAAGAACAACGCGGGCCACTCTCCAAAAAACGCAACAAGCACCTGCAGACCATGCTCATTGAAGCCGCTAAGCTAGCCCCACGATGGAATATTCAACTGGCGGAATTGCATGAAAAAGAGTTGACCAAAGGCAATTGCAACCGAGCCACTTTAGCTGTTGCACGCAAGCTGGTTGAATATCTGTTGGCCGTTGATCGACGTGGTACTGCTTTTGAGGAGAGACAATCTCAGGTCGCCTGA
- a CDS encoding TRAP transporter small permease, translated as MKTIGYISRGAEFISGIIGLIALFVVCYEVVGRYFAPSILTDWGAEVTVYAVIWGVFLSFGELARRGEHISADFLVANLKGVGHKIYRTVMLIVGFCFSAVLVWAGWQMVSFALMIGETGDTSLQFPKALYYLALPVGMLLQCIVYGAQLVSRKSTDTESLEV; from the coding sequence ATGAAAACAATTGGATACATTAGCCGAGGTGCCGAGTTCATTTCCGGCATCATCGGCTTAATTGCTCTGTTTGTAGTGTGTTATGAAGTCGTGGGCAGATATTTTGCGCCGTCGATTCTTACTGACTGGGGCGCGGAGGTCACCGTTTACGCCGTAATCTGGGGTGTTTTTCTGTCTTTCGGGGAGCTAGCCCGACGTGGCGAGCATATTAGTGCAGACTTCTTGGTTGCGAACTTAAAGGGCGTGGGGCACAAAATATACCGTACTGTAATGTTGATAGTTGGCTTCTGCTTTTCAGCAGTTCTTGTTTGGGCTGGGTGGCAGATGGTGTCATTCGCTCTCATGATCGGTGAGACTGGTGACACATCGCTGCAATTCCCTAAGGCACTTTATTATCTCGCATTGCCTGTTGGTATGCTGCTGCAATGTATTGTTTATGGGGCACAATTAGTGTCCCGTAAGTCCACCGATACAGAATCGTTAGAGGTCTAG
- a CDS encoding transglycosylase domain-containing protein gives MRRKLICLLALLCGALVAYEAYAVGIAYKKLDHQFLPYASVTPRDLGLNEKRQEILIKIQDPAFFDHTGIEWPSPLTTTTITQSLVKRLFFDKFTKGFKKIEQTLIARFVVNPNISKETQLVAFMSTAYLGEKDGKQLFGFDQGAHSWFNKSLSELNDDEYLSLVAMLPGPNRLRPNTAASRERVRRIKQVLNGECIYEHVSQIFLDQCSESNRRP, from the coding sequence ATGAGACGAAAACTGATATGTTTATTGGCGCTTTTATGCGGGGCATTGGTTGCATATGAAGCATATGCCGTAGGAATTGCATACAAAAAGCTTGATCATCAATTTTTACCCTATGCTTCAGTAACACCAAGGGATCTTGGTTTAAATGAAAAGCGCCAGGAAATATTAATAAAAATCCAAGATCCTGCATTCTTTGATCACACCGGTATAGAATGGCCTAGTCCACTAACAACCACTACAATCACCCAAAGTCTGGTAAAGAGACTTTTTTTTGACAAATTTACGAAAGGCTTCAAGAAAATAGAGCAAACATTGATTGCTCGGTTTGTTGTAAATCCCAACATATCAAAGGAAACCCAGCTTGTAGCCTTTATGTCTACTGCATATTTGGGCGAAAAAGACGGCAAGCAACTGTTTGGCTTTGACCAGGGAGCACATTCTTGGTTTAACAAATCGCTATCAGAATTAAATGATGATGAATACTTATCATTAGTCGCTATGCTCCCGGGGCCAAACAGGCTCAGGCCAAATACAGCAGCGTCGAGAGAAAGGGTGCGCCGTATCAAACAGGTATTGAATGGTGAATGTATCTACGAGCATGTGTCTCAAATATTCTTAGACCAATGTTCTGAGAGTAATCGTCGACCGTAG